The Frankiales bacterium genome has a window encoding:
- a CDS encoding HAD-IIB family hydrolase, translated as MAAGVRLLATDLDGTLLRPDGSVSATTVEVFARARAAGFPLVFVTGRPPRWLPVVAAATGHGGAAICANGGVVLDLETHEILRSHPIDPEVIDEVVRTLRAQLPGVGFAAEWVEEGSGAVARDTDFAHETAYVPRVTAAGAVVGADIRAVTAGHRVVKLLARAAGTGHDADSLLDHALEHVEHLVAVTHSNSADVLLEMSALGVDKGAALAEHAAGLGLAAADVAAAGDMPNDVPMLRWAGVGLGVAGAHPRVLEVADAVLPGPSDDGVAQFLDAVLAARG; from the coding sequence CTGGCCGCCGGCGTCCGGCTGCTGGCCACCGACCTCGACGGCACCCTGCTGCGCCCGGACGGCTCGGTCTCGGCCACGACGGTGGAGGTCTTCGCCCGGGCCCGCGCGGCCGGCTTCCCCCTCGTGTTCGTCACGGGCCGGCCGCCGCGCTGGCTGCCCGTCGTCGCGGCGGCCACCGGGCACGGCGGCGCGGCGATCTGCGCCAACGGCGGCGTGGTGCTCGACCTCGAGACCCACGAGATCCTGCGCAGCCACCCGATCGACCCCGAGGTGATCGACGAGGTCGTGCGCACCCTGCGCGCGCAGCTGCCCGGCGTCGGCTTCGCGGCGGAGTGGGTGGAGGAGGGCAGCGGGGCGGTCGCCCGCGACACCGACTTCGCGCACGAGACCGCCTACGTGCCCCGCGTGACCGCGGCCGGCGCGGTGGTCGGCGCGGACATCCGTGCGGTGACCGCCGGGCACCGCGTGGTGAAGCTGCTCGCCCGGGCCGCCGGCACCGGCCACGACGCCGACAGCCTGCTCGACCACGCGCTCGAGCACGTCGAGCACCTCGTCGCGGTCACCCACTCCAACTCCGCCGACGTGCTGCTGGAGATGAGCGCGCTCGGCGTCGACAAGGGCGCCGCCCTGGCCGAGCACGCCGCGGGCCTGGGCCTGGCCGCGGCTGACGTCGCCGCCGCCGGGGACATGCCCAACGACGTCCCCATGCTGCGCTGGGCCGGGGTGGGGCTGGGGGTCGCGGGCGCGCACCCGCGCGTGCTCGAGGTGGCCGACGCCGTGCTCCCCGGCCCGTCCGACGACGGCGTCGCGCAGTTCCTCGACGCCGTGCTCGCCGCCCGCGGCTGA
- a CDS encoding metal-sensing transcriptional repressor has product MSHGYSADKDAVLARLRRIEGQVRGIARMVDEDTYCIDVLTQVSAATRALENVALLLLEDHLDHCVRDAAAKGGPEADEKLAEASAAIARLVRS; this is encoded by the coding sequence ATGAGCCACGGCTACAGCGCCGACAAGGACGCCGTCCTCGCCCGTCTGCGCCGCATCGAGGGGCAGGTGCGCGGCATCGCGCGCATGGTGGACGAGGACACCTACTGCATCGACGTGCTCACCCAGGTGTCCGCGGCGACCCGCGCGCTGGAGAACGTCGCGCTGCTGCTGCTCGAGGACCACCTCGACCACTGCGTCCGCGATGCCGCGGCCAAGGGCGGCCCGGAGGCCGACGAGAAGCTCGCCGAGGCCTCGGCCGCGATCGCGCGGCTCGTCCGCTCCTGA
- a CDS encoding cation-transporting ATPase gives MTTTVWTVQGMTCGHCVHAVTEEVSAIPGVSGVEVDLESGRVTVESAEAPSEDAVRAAVDEAGYTLVTA, from the coding sequence ATGACCACCACCGTCTGGACCGTCCAGGGCATGACCTGCGGCCACTGCGTGCACGCCGTCACCGAGGAGGTGTCGGCCATCCCCGGCGTCTCCGGCGTGGAGGTCGACCTCGAGTCCGGCCGGGTCACCGTCGAGTCGGCCGAGGCCCCGTCCGAGGACGCCGTGCGCGCGGCCGTCGACGAGGCCGGCTACACCCTCGTCACCGCCTGA
- a CDS encoding heavy metal translocating P-type ATPase, with product MRTAFTPVATPIDLQVTGMTCASCAARIEKKLNKVPGVVATVNYATETAHVQAPEGVDLTELVAVVEAAGYGVRPPDAEDEDDDPDRLGLRWRVGLALTVPVVLLSMVPALQVTGWQWLAFALSTVVVVWGGAPFHRAAWTNARHGTTTMDTLVSLGVSAAYLWSAVAVLFTSAGELGATMQFSWLPMADAATGGRPDLYFESASVVVTFLLLGRWLEHRAKRRSGAALRALLDLAPRTARVRRDGVETEIPAGHVAVDDLVVVRPGERIAADGVVVEGASAVDASMLTGESVPVEVAPGSEVSGGTVVQDGLLVVRATRVGADTALARIAALVAAAQSGKAPVQRLADRVSAVFVPVVIGLALLTLLGWGLTTGWQQGFTAAVAVLVIACPCALGLATPTALLVGTGRGAGLGILVRGPEVLESTRRVDTVVLDKTGTLTSGVMTVVERLGDDDAVRLAGALESFSTHPVARAVADHAAALGPAPQVASHDAVRGSGVVGRVEGHEVRVGRPSWAGLRGELGAAADRWTQQGRTVVAVVVDGAPRAVLAVADEVRPTSREAVAALRALGLEPVMVTGDAEPVALAVAGAVGIERVLADARPEDKVAEVARLRGSGRTVAVVGDGINDAAALAGADLGIAMGGGTDVAIEAADITLLRDDLRTAGDAVRLSRATLRTIKQNLGWAFGYNVAAIPLAAAGLLTPMVAGIAMAMSSVCVVGNSLRLRRFR from the coding sequence ATGCGCACCGCCTTCACCCCCGTCGCCACCCCGATCGACCTCCAGGTCACGGGGATGACGTGCGCGTCGTGCGCCGCCCGCATCGAGAAGAAGCTCAACAAGGTGCCCGGCGTCGTCGCGACGGTGAACTACGCCACCGAGACGGCGCACGTGCAGGCGCCCGAGGGGGTCGACCTCACCGAGCTCGTCGCCGTGGTCGAGGCCGCGGGCTACGGCGTACGGCCGCCGGACGCCGAGGACGAGGACGACGACCCCGACCGGCTCGGCCTGCGCTGGCGCGTCGGCCTCGCGCTGACCGTGCCCGTGGTGCTGCTGTCCATGGTCCCGGCGCTCCAGGTGACCGGCTGGCAGTGGCTGGCCTTCGCGCTGTCCACGGTCGTGGTGGTGTGGGGCGGGGCACCGTTCCACCGCGCCGCGTGGACCAACGCCCGGCACGGCACCACCACGATGGACACCCTGGTCTCGCTCGGCGTCTCCGCCGCGTACCTGTGGTCGGCCGTGGCGGTGCTGTTCACCAGCGCCGGCGAGCTCGGCGCCACGATGCAGTTCTCGTGGCTGCCCATGGCGGACGCCGCCACCGGCGGCCGGCCGGACCTGTACTTCGAGTCGGCCTCGGTCGTCGTCACGTTCCTGCTGCTCGGGCGCTGGCTCGAGCACCGGGCCAAGCGCCGCTCGGGCGCCGCGCTGCGCGCCCTGCTCGACCTCGCGCCCCGCACCGCCCGGGTGCGCCGCGACGGCGTCGAGACCGAGATCCCGGCCGGCCACGTCGCCGTCGACGACCTCGTGGTCGTGCGCCCCGGCGAGCGCATCGCGGCGGACGGCGTCGTCGTCGAGGGGGCCTCGGCCGTCGACGCGAGCATGCTCACCGGCGAGTCCGTCCCGGTGGAGGTCGCCCCCGGCTCCGAGGTGTCCGGCGGCACCGTGGTGCAGGACGGCCTGCTCGTGGTGCGCGCCACCCGGGTGGGCGCGGACACCGCCCTGGCCCGCATCGCCGCCCTCGTCGCCGCGGCCCAGAGCGGCAAGGCGCCCGTGCAGCGGCTGGCCGACCGGGTGTCCGCGGTGTTCGTGCCCGTGGTGATCGGCCTGGCGCTGCTGACCCTGCTCGGGTGGGGGCTCACCACCGGCTGGCAGCAGGGCTTCACGGCGGCCGTCGCCGTCCTGGTCATCGCCTGCCCGTGCGCCCTGGGCCTGGCCACGCCCACGGCGCTGCTCGTCGGCACCGGCCGGGGCGCCGGGCTGGGCATCCTGGTGCGCGGTCCCGAGGTGCTCGAGTCGACCCGCCGCGTCGATACCGTCGTGCTGGACAAGACCGGCACCCTCACCAGCGGCGTCATGACCGTGGTCGAGCGGCTCGGCGACGACGACGCCGTGCGCCTGGCCGGCGCCCTCGAGTCGTTCTCCACGCACCCCGTCGCCCGCGCCGTGGCCGACCACGCCGCCGCGCTCGGGCCCGCGCCGCAGGTCGCGTCGCACGACGCGGTGCGCGGCTCGGGCGTGGTGGGCCGGGTCGAGGGGCACGAGGTGCGCGTGGGCCGGCCGTCCTGGGCCGGGCTGCGCGGCGAGCTCGGCGCGGCGGCGGACCGCTGGACCCAGCAGGGCCGCACCGTGGTGGCCGTCGTCGTCGACGGCGCCCCGCGCGCGGTGCTCGCGGTGGCCGACGAGGTGCGACCCACGAGCCGCGAGGCCGTGGCCGCCCTGCGCGCGCTGGGCCTCGAGCCCGTGATGGTGACGGGTGACGCCGAGCCCGTGGCGCTCGCGGTGGCGGGCGCCGTGGGCATCGAGCGCGTGCTCGCCGACGCCCGGCCCGAGGACAAGGTGGCCGAGGTGGCCCGCCTGCGCGGGTCCGGGCGCACCGTCGCGGTGGTGGGCGACGGCATCAACGACGCCGCCGCGCTGGCCGGGGCCGACCTCGGGATCGCCATGGGCGGCGGCACCGACGTCGCCATCGAGGCGGCCGACATCACGCTGCTGCGCGACGACCTGCGCACCGCCGGCGACGCCGTGCGCCTCTCGCGCGCCACGCTGCGCACGATCAAGCAGAACCTCGGCTGGGCCTTCGGCTACAACGTCGCCGCGATCCCGCTCGCGGCCGCCGGCCTGCTCACCCCGATGGTCGCCGGCATCGCGATGGCGATGTCGAGCGTGTGCGTGGTGGGCAACAGCCTGCGGCTGCGCCGCTTCCGCTGA
- the pheA gene encoding prephenate dehydratase: MTIAYLGPRGTFTEEALRSMPVSADADLRPLPSASSVLDAVRDGDVDLALVAIENSVEGGVTGTLDELAAGEPLVIVDEVVLRVRFALMARPGTDLASVRRVATHPVAAAQCRAWVAAHLPGAEVLPEASNAAGAAAVAAGTYDAAIAPALAADVYGLEVLAADVGDNDEAWTRFVLLARPGALPAPTGADKTTLYLFMREDHPGALMEILTEFSVRGVNLTRIESRPTRKALGDYYFSVDCEGHVADARVGEALAGLHRVCAHVRFLGSYPRHDGKAPLVRPGVTDDDYAEALAWLASIRGRA; this comes from the coding sequence ATGACGATCGCCTACCTCGGCCCGCGCGGGACCTTCACCGAGGAGGCGCTGCGCTCGATGCCGGTCAGCGCCGACGCCGACCTGCGCCCGCTGCCGAGCGCGTCGTCGGTGCTCGACGCCGTGCGCGACGGCGACGTCGACCTCGCGCTCGTTGCGATCGAGAACTCGGTCGAGGGGGGCGTCACCGGCACGCTCGACGAGCTCGCGGCCGGCGAGCCGCTGGTGATCGTGGACGAGGTCGTCCTGCGCGTGCGCTTCGCCCTCATGGCGCGGCCGGGCACGGACCTCGCGTCCGTACGCCGGGTCGCCACGCACCCGGTCGCCGCGGCGCAGTGCCGGGCGTGGGTGGCCGCCCACCTGCCGGGCGCCGAGGTGCTGCCGGAGGCGTCGAACGCCGCGGGCGCCGCGGCGGTGGCGGCCGGCACGTACGACGCCGCGATCGCCCCGGCGCTGGCCGCGGACGTCTACGGGCTCGAGGTGCTCGCCGCCGACGTGGGCGACAACGACGAGGCGTGGACGCGGTTCGTGCTGCTCGCCCGCCCGGGCGCGCTGCCCGCGCCCACGGGCGCGGACAAGACCACGCTCTACCTCTTCATGCGCGAGGACCACCCGGGCGCCCTCATGGAGATCCTCACGGAGTTCTCCGTGCGCGGGGTCAACCTGACCCGGATCGAGTCGCGGCCCACGCGCAAGGCGCTCGGCGACTATTACTTCTCGGTCGACTGCGAGGGGCACGTGGCCGACGCCCGGGTGGGCGAGGCGCTCGCCGGGCTGCACCGCGTGTGCGCGCACGTGCGGTTCCTCGGCAGCTACCCGCGCCACGACGGCAAGGCGCCGCTCGTGCGCCCCGGCGTCACCGACGACGACTACGCCGAGGCGCTGGCCTGGCTCGCGTCGATCCGCGGCCGCGCCTGA
- a CDS encoding DUF4446 family protein, whose protein sequence is MSRVSLDPSVRDVLVLVATGVSVLAFVLALVALLSQRRTRRDLTILQADGDAPTFVAAVARKSEQVRALRAEVDDLAALLARTRTELSDALRHVSVVRYDAFGDMGGRLSFSAAMLDDGGDGLVLTAIHGRSETRSYIKGVKGGSSESSLSPEEQQAVAYAMRGVAS, encoded by the coding sequence CTGTCCCGCGTGTCCCTCGACCCCTCCGTGCGCGACGTGCTCGTGCTCGTCGCCACCGGCGTCTCCGTGCTCGCGTTCGTGCTCGCCCTGGTGGCGCTGCTCTCCCAGCGCCGGACTCGGCGCGACCTGACGATCCTTCAGGCCGACGGGGACGCGCCCACCTTCGTCGCGGCGGTCGCCCGCAAGTCCGAGCAGGTGCGCGCGCTGCGGGCCGAGGTCGACGACCTCGCCGCCCTGCTGGCGCGCACGCGCACCGAGCTGTCCGATGCGCTGCGCCACGTGAGCGTCGTGCGCTACGACGCCTTCGGCGACATGGGAGGCCGGCTGTCGTTCTCGGCCGCGATGCTCGACGACGGCGGCGACGGGCTCGTGCTCACCGCGATCCACGGGCGGTCGGAGACCCGGTCCTACATCAAGGGCGTCAAGGGCGGCAGCAGCGAGTCGTCCCTCTCGCCCGAGGAGCAGCAGGCGGTCGCCTACGCGATGCGCGGGGTCGCCTCGTGA
- a CDS encoding topoisomerase II has product MREPCPCGSGRRYKACHGRAAAAPEVRRRSFEGLAGETDWVALREIVPSATAPLTLAPELAARLDGRDVVLATVLPLAWPGLVRTDGRIFVGLQTATSTGDTSRDIADALLRALDTEPGTPVPPGRPGPGPRLQDVLDTAAPLEVTVHEGFDFWLEGSGAEASDEVAASLERANASVVPTARLSGVEAAYWCRIGTKEHLRWTLPQDEEAVLDALARLHARGEDALGEGTRLIGTFRAHGLLVPVWDLAPGTEAPQVEEPAVEFAARLEQALAETGPLDEAARRARAGLANRQVTLR; this is encoded by the coding sequence ATGCGCGAGCCCTGCCCGTGCGGCAGCGGCCGGCGCTACAAGGCGTGCCACGGCCGGGCCGCGGCGGCCCCGGAGGTCCGGCGCCGCTCGTTCGAGGGCCTCGCGGGCGAGACCGACTGGGTGGCGCTGCGCGAGATCGTGCCGTCGGCCACCGCGCCGCTCACCCTTGCGCCGGAGCTCGCGGCCCGGCTCGACGGGCGCGACGTCGTGCTCGCCACGGTGCTGCCGCTGGCGTGGCCGGGCCTCGTGCGCACCGACGGGCGGATCTTCGTGGGGCTCCAGACCGCCACGAGCACCGGCGACACCAGCCGCGACATCGCCGACGCGCTGCTGCGGGCGCTGGACACCGAGCCCGGCACCCCGGTGCCGCCCGGGCGCCCCGGCCCCGGGCCGCGGCTGCAGGACGTGCTCGACACCGCCGCCCCGCTCGAGGTGACGGTGCACGAGGGGTTCGACTTCTGGCTCGAGGGCAGCGGCGCCGAGGCCTCCGACGAGGTCGCCGCCTCGCTCGAGCGGGCCAACGCCTCGGTCGTGCCGACCGCGCGCCTGTCCGGCGTCGAGGCGGCCTACTGGTGCCGCATCGGCACCAAGGAGCACCTGCGCTGGACCCTGCCGCAGGACGAGGAGGCCGTGCTCGACGCCCTGGCCCGGCTGCACGCGCGTGGCGAGGACGCCCTCGGCGAGGGGACCCGGCTCATCGGCACCTTCCGCGCGCACGGTCTGCTCGTGCCGGTGTGGGACCTCGCGCCCGGCACCGAGGCGCCGCAGGTCGAGGAGCCGGCGGTGGAGTTCGCGGCCCGGCTCGAGCAGGCGCTGGCCGAGACCGGCCCGCTCGACGAGGCGGCCCGGCGCGCCCGCGCCGGGCTGGCCAACCGCCAGGTGACGCTGCGCTGA
- a CDS encoding glycerophosphodiester phosphodiesterase, translating to MTEVVAHRGSSADEPEHTLGAYVRAIAEGADALECDVRLTADGHLVCVHDRRIDRTGDMRGVVSVMTLEDLSRVDFGRWREPGQARPSTAGPGLDDPVVYDEDRRRVLTLERLLELVVDSEREVGLAIETKHPTRYAGLVEERTVELLRRFGLARPRAEADRRVRVMSFSQLSVRRLRALAPGLPTVFLMDRVALRLRDGSLPFGAVVAGPSIQIVRAHPSYVERLHRRGHAVHVWTVDEPADVDLCLELGVDAIITNRPREVLGHLGRLPSAPQRAAAPG from the coding sequence GTGACCGAGGTCGTCGCGCACCGGGGCTCGAGCGCCGACGAGCCCGAGCACACCCTCGGCGCGTACGTCCGGGCCATCGCCGAGGGCGCCGACGCCCTCGAGTGCGACGTGCGGCTCACCGCCGACGGCCACCTCGTGTGCGTGCACGACCGGCGCATCGACCGCACCGGCGACATGCGCGGCGTCGTGTCCGTGATGACCCTCGAGGACCTCTCGCGGGTCGACTTCGGCCGCTGGCGTGAGCCGGGCCAGGCCCGTCCGAGCACCGCCGGCCCGGGCCTCGACGACCCCGTCGTCTACGACGAGGACCGGCGTCGCGTGCTCACCCTCGAGCGGCTGCTCGAGCTCGTCGTGGACTCCGAGCGCGAGGTCGGGCTGGCGATCGAGACCAAGCACCCGACCCGCTACGCCGGGCTGGTCGAGGAGCGCACGGTCGAGCTGCTGCGCCGGTTCGGCCTGGCCCGGCCCCGCGCCGAGGCGGACCGCCGGGTGCGGGTGATGAGCTTCTCGCAGCTGTCCGTGCGCCGGCTGCGCGCCCTGGCGCCCGGCCTGCCCACGGTGTTCCTCATGGACCGCGTCGCCCTGCGGCTGCGCGACGGCTCGCTGCCGTTCGGCGCCGTGGTGGCCGGGCCCTCGATCCAGATCGTGCGGGCGCACCCCTCCTACGTCGAGCGCCTGCACCGCCGCGGCCACGCAGTGCACGTGTGGACCGTCGACGAGCCGGCCGACGTCGACCTGTGCCTCGAGCTCGGCGTCGACGCGATCATCACCAACCGCCCGCGCGAGGTGCTCGGGCACCTCGGCCGGCTGCCGTCCGCCCCGCAGCGGGCGGCCGCCCCGGGCTGA